Proteins from a genomic interval of Oceanispirochaeta crateris:
- a CDS encoding DUF1295 domain-containing protein: MMFFEFDIYNIVSSLLISMLIQAVFFTIAYANKTDKVTDFSYSLSFISMTAFFTVTNKAYNPIQLIMATFIILWGLRLGAYLLTRIIRIGKDKRFDDKRENFIRFLGFWILQASAVWLVMMPSVVFLTRPAPESIGVFTIVGIVFWILGFIIEVISDHQKFQFKSKGENDGRWIEEGLWKYSRHPNYFGETILWWALFIMAIPSLNAWLYLTVIGPIFITLLLLFVSGIPLLEKSAEKQYGLNPEYQDYKRRTSIFVLLPPQKKVIHD, from the coding sequence ATGATGTTTTTTGAATTTGATATTTACAATATTGTCTCATCACTGCTGATAAGCATGCTTATACAGGCTGTATTCTTCACAATTGCCTATGCCAATAAGACAGATAAGGTAACCGATTTTTCCTACAGTCTCTCATTTATAAGCATGACAGCCTTCTTCACTGTAACGAACAAAGCATACAACCCCATACAATTGATAATGGCGACCTTCATTATCCTTTGGGGCCTCAGACTGGGAGCATACCTTCTAACACGAATCATTCGTATTGGAAAGGATAAACGCTTTGATGACAAAAGAGAAAACTTCATAAGATTTCTTGGTTTTTGGATACTTCAGGCATCTGCGGTATGGCTGGTAATGATGCCTTCGGTTGTATTTCTGACACGTCCCGCTCCAGAATCCATTGGTGTTTTCACCATAGTGGGGATCGTATTTTGGATCTTGGGATTTATCATAGAAGTGATCAGTGATCATCAAAAATTTCAATTCAAATCAAAGGGAGAGAATGATGGACGTTGGATTGAGGAAGGACTGTGGAAGTACTCAAGGCATCCTAACTATTTTGGTGAAACCATCCTTTGGTGGGCCCTATTCATTATGGCAATCCCCTCTCTCAATGCTTGGCTGTACCTCACTGTGATTGGCCCCATATTTATCACCCTTCTACTGCTTTTTGTTTCAGGAATTCCCTTACTGGAAAAGAGTGCAGAGAAACAATATGGTTTGAATCCTGAATATCAGGACTATAAGAGGAGAACCAGTATTTTCGTCCTCCTTCCTCCCCAAAAAAAGGTAATCCATGATTGA
- a CDS encoding glycerol-3-phosphate acyltransferase, giving the protein MLNLWMIALLSYLVGSFPTSLLMGRIFRQGLDIRDHGSGNMGATNSFRIFGWRLGLTVAFIDIFKGFAVVHWIAPLAVFENSYPGNVLFIMATLAVVLGHIFPVFSGFRGGKGFGAAVGAVISYFPLAAPFCLLIFFITLGFTGYVSICALAASAALPFLYALITGLQGNMIDPTILTFFILIFLVVAISVRKRVKLYLNGEVEIFKAARIFRPGGGRDGE; this is encoded by the coding sequence ATGCTCAACTTATGGATGATAGCTCTTTTAAGCTACCTTGTAGGATCGTTTCCCACAAGTTTACTCATGGGCAGGATTTTCAGACAGGGACTCGATATTAGAGATCACGGAAGCGGCAATATGGGAGCCACGAATTCGTTCAGGATCTTCGGGTGGAGATTAGGCCTCACTGTTGCTTTTATCGATATATTTAAGGGCTTTGCAGTCGTTCATTGGATTGCTCCATTAGCAGTGTTTGAGAATTCCTATCCCGGTAATGTCTTATTCATTATGGCAACTCTCGCAGTCGTCCTGGGACATATTTTTCCCGTTTTTTCGGGGTTTAGAGGAGGAAAAGGATTCGGAGCCGCTGTCGGTGCTGTCATATCTTATTTTCCCCTGGCCGCTCCTTTTTGTTTATTGATCTTTTTTATAACACTGGGATTCACAGGTTATGTATCCATATGTGCCTTAGCAGCATCTGCAGCCCTACCCTTCTTGTATGCCCTCATCACAGGCTTACAGGGAAACATGATTGATCCTACCATTCTGACCTTTTTTATTTTGATTTTCCTGGTTGTTGCCATAAGTGTCAGAAAAAGGGTGAAGCTTTATTTAAATGGTGAAGTTGAAATATTCAAAGCAGCAAGAATATTCAGGCCCGGCGGGGGTAGAGATGGGGAATAA